The Ictidomys tridecemlineatus isolate mIctTri1 chromosome 1, mIctTri1.hap1, whole genome shotgun sequence DNA window TCTGGGCCCTCCTCACTGCCACCAACTCTCAACCTGGTAGACACAAAAATCTTTTCCCAGGCCTTCTCTGTGTCTTTGTGTTTCTGCTTGGTGACAGACACCATGCTGACCTtagctttcttttcctcttacCCAAGGTAACCTTGCtggccagggaggggctgggataCTTGGGGAGTGCCAGAGAGGCCCTAGGGCAGGGAGGGGACAACCTACCTGGAAGCCAAGCAGGATACACAGGTACCAAGGTGGCACATCCTCAATCTTATACAACATGTCAAATTTGGGCTCCGTGGGCAGGGGCATCTGTGGATCCCTGGTGGAATTTCCTGTTGAGCTGGGAGACTCATGCTGGGGCAGTAAAGAGAAGCAGCTCAAGGTGAAATAATAGGGTGGGCAAGATTCAGGCTGTCCCAGAATCAATCAGGTAACCTGAGTGGCCTGTCAGGAATGTAGAGCGAGGCCCTGGCTGggctctccccaccctcccccacaGTCCTTTCATCCCACTATCACCTGGCCAAGATGCACTTGGCCCCCTCATCACAGTGCTCCCTGCAGGGGCAGGATACTCTGTGCTGGCCCCGAGAGCCCTCAGGATAAGGACATTTTAGCAGGGGGATGGTCCAAGTCAGAAGACCCCTGAAGAACTAGGGAGGGAGCCCAGAGAGCAAGAAACTGTGGAGAAACAACTCTGGTCCCACCACTGCTCCTGGAGGTCCTTAAGGGTGTGGCTGACAATGAGGTTGGGTCCCTACTGGCCCTCAAGTTCAAGCCAGCCAGTTACAAAATTAAAGGCTCCTTCACCTCCCCCTCCATCCCATCCCATCTCCCTATTGCCACATTCAGCTTGGGACTGTCACTTGTTATCAAGTTCATCAGAATTTCTGTCCCTGCCCTCCCAGAGAGGCCTATACAGGTCCTCCAGCCCCCACTcaccctgcccctgcccagctTCCCCCAGTCCCCCAGCACCTGTGTCCGGCCCTCGGGATCCGTCTGAGCCCTCATGTTTGGGGCACAGGTTTGAGAAGCTCCTGAGAAAAAGAGGATGACTTTATGAAGGCCAAGGAGGACTTTACTCCATGCATCAGACATTGTTCGAAGTAAATCTGTAACCAGGTCCCTAGCTCCAGATTGCGAAAGGGGGATCTGGGCAGAGGTAAGGTATTAACCCTGGCTAGGTGGTAAAGGCCACCCAAGTCTCTGCCACGTTTGCCTCCTGGGCCCTCCCCTCTCTGCCCACACCTGAGCCTGGCACGAGACCTGTGCTTGTTTCCCAGAGAGGGCCAGGGTCGAGGGGTGAGGTGGGGACAGTCTTGGAAGTTCACCACAGGTGAGGTGAGAAGAAAGGGATTGGAAATGGGCACTTGTGATGTCACGCTCTGCCATTAATTAATAACAAGTTAACCCTTATCATCATTGTCATAATCATTCTCATTACGGAGGAATGATTGCATGCCAGGCcatacctttatatatatatatatgcactgtCACGTGAATGCCCTGGGGCTCAGTGTATTAACCCTTTCACGGCTCAGGATACAAGAGAGTAATATGACCAAGGCCACGCAGGTAGCTAGATTTCAGAAAACAAGCCCTAAAATTCAGGTTGACTGAAGCTGTCCAGTCTCTACAGCCCTTCATCACTCGGGATCCTGAGGCAGTAGCAGACAGGTCTGTGCAGCCTGTATTTTTTGGCACTAGAGAtttaacctaggggtgctttgccactgagctacattcccagtcctctcaattctatttatttatttagttagttagctatagtacaggggattgaacccagaggcacttaattactgagccacatcaccagcctatgtatataatttattttatatatatataatttatttttatgtggtgctgaggatcaaacccagtgcctcgtacctgttaggtgagcactctaacactaactctaacacaactccagcctcttttttttttaatatttattttttaattgtaggtggacacaatacctttagtctatttatttttatgtggtgctgaggatccaacccaggacctcaaatgtgctaggcgagcactctaccactgagccacaactccagcccaagcctcttatattttattttgaaacagagtctagctaacttgcttagggcctcactaaattgctgaagctggctttgaacttacaatcctcctgcctcagcttatgccaccatgtctggttcctctttattttttattttgagacagggtctccttaaagCTGAAGGCCTTCCTAAcctaacctcaaacttgtgatcctcctggctcagcctcccaaatctcagGAAATAGTGGTATGGGCCATTGCGAATCTTAATATAGCAACAACAGATAATTAAACTGAGCATGGGGTCAGTTTAATTATCTGTTGTATTAGGAATCTTAATATAGCAACAACAGATAATTAAACTGAGCATGGGGTCTTTGTAAGGACTGGGCCCCATGTGCCCATGTCACACAACCCCATAAGCCAGTCCTGTGCCCAACCTATTTCCTTTCTGAGCTTCTAGCCCAACCCAGCCAAAAGTCTAGGGACTGCCAAAGAGGAAGCGGGGTGTGCCAGCTTAGAGCCCAAGCTGATAGGGAGTGGGCCTGGGTTCCCCATATACTTCCCTCTGGTCTGCTCCATCCCTAGCCACCCCAGGTTGCACCTACTTGGGGGTTGCTGTGCCCATGGCCAGTCGTGACCCCAGAGGCCCAAAGGCAGCACCGCTCTCCATCTGGGCAAAAGCTTCATCTTGTAGCCCTGAGTCCGGTTGTTTGTCTTTCCTTCAGTTTATTCTTTTGTCCACCTTGCTGCTTCTCTTCCTCTTGGCTCCTGCTCCCAGGTTCCTAAAGTCGTCTGACTAGTTTGGAACCTCTGCAACTCCTTAGGACTGGCCTTTCCACCTCCACCCCCTGCAGGCACAGCTCCTTGGACACTCAATTTAACTGATACCACACCTCAAGGCACCTGACTGGCAGGAATTGTCTATGTCCTGAGGCATAGTAGCCCAAATGGCCCTACACCACTCAGACTCACACAGTCCCTACCAAAACACAGGGTCATAGACCTCTCAGAGGCAACCACCCacattcacattttatatttttgttggcTCCACCAGTTCCTTGGGCTCTGGAACCAGTGCCTGGGGGTTCCATCTCTTCTGGGGTAAgggccaggaggtgatgggaTGTGTGGAGTTAGGGCTCCAGAGAGGCTCACAGGGCAACTGGAGTGGTCGGGGCGTGTCTGGGACACCCCATTCCTCTAGAGTGGAGCTTACCCTACCCTCCAAATCTGAATCTCCATACAGCCCCACCACTACTAGGCCTGGGACTTGGCCTGAACCTCTGTTGTCTAAATCTTAGTTTCTGCATCTGTCAATGGGGATTAGAGTGTGTTCTGCCCATCTTCCAGGACATCAGTGGGTCAGAAACATGAGGGAAACTGTAAGTTGTAGTGCTGTTACTAAAAGCTCGGTCCTTgcccctgatgccaatccaataacaaggacatggctttaagaaaaaggaaaaagaagttttattgctttgctagcaaaggagcaacacagaggactcctgtcccagaggttgtgattctgcccatcaggggttatcagagttgtaattcacttgttaatttgggagatggtaatttctgagatcttccgGTGAATTACTTGTTCCTATAGTGGGTCTGTACTGGGACAGATAACTCTTCCTAGGGTGGacaagaaaggtaatcctgtttcccctgagatgggggagagagagggattagggaggagcaggaagagaggtAGAGAAAGAAACATCCTTTTCAGAatcagttgcagtggcagagcatcaagggctacattcaaagcataaagtggtcCACTGTCCCACTGCTACCTGATCCCAGGTTCCCATACCCAGGTGGGGCCCAGGGCTCCTTTCCGAAGGGTAAGGTCCTTGGCCAGAATTTCTAGAGAGAGCTGTATGAGAGCCAAGATGCTGACTCAGCTAGTTCTAGGAATCCTGCCCTGGCCCAGGTGTGCACTGTGGTCCAATCACCCCAGCTGCAGCCCATGGAAGAGTGCAGAGAGTAAGGGCCACTAGGCAGAGAGCAAGGAGACATATTCTgttgtctttgtttgtttgtttggtaccaggaattgaacccaggggtgcttaatctctgagacacattcccaaacttttttattttttgagacaaggtcttactaagttgcttagggccttactaaaattgctgaggctgacctcaattttgagatcctcttgcctcagcctccagagacactgggattacgtaggtgtgccaccaagcctgacAGGAGACATGTTCTGGGAGCAGCACAGATTGCATGGTGGAGATGCATATATGTGGCCACAAGGTGGCCGCCTGTGGtttccttgattttctttctctcttgttgAAGCTGAGGATCGATCGGGGCTGTCCCTGTTCCATATGCCTTTCATAGCTTACTCATATTTCCAGCCAAGCCAGCTCTCACACACCTCTAGGGAGTTGTAGTGATGTCTATTTGGCCTTTTCTAGAAGGAACACCGGTAGAAATACCAATGTCTGTCTTCCCAGCCCCCAACACACCTTTTGCAGGCAGGAGTCAAGATCACTGGGTTTTATTTGAGTTCAGAGAAAGACTATGTCCCTCCCAGGCCCTAGTGCCCCAGAGTGTAGGAGGAAAGAGCAGCAGCACCTCCCTGCCCTCTGGTAGCCTGCAGAAAGCAACAGGAAAGGTCCAGAGGCGGTCCCAGCTTCTCTTTAAGGGATAGGAGTAGTGATGGACTAGAGCTCTTTCCTTGTGGCTGTCTCCTTGTCCAAACAGGCCCCCTGGGAGCCCCCACACAGCAGTGCCTCCAGAGCTCCTTGGCCTTGTTGGTGGGCTTTGTAGATCTGgtcttctccaaactctcccaGGTAGTGAAAGCATGTTTCAGAGAGCCTACGGAAGCCCAGTAGGAGACTTGGACTCGGCCCAGCCCACAAGGAAGTCGTGGGCAGACCAAGGCTCCCAtggccccaccccatcccccaccccatcaTCACCTGATGGGCCAGGGGCCTCCTGTGATCATCACACTGATGCTTGGCTCTGTCCCCTTGCTAAGACCTGGGCCAGTGAGATGTTTCACCTGGTTCACTTCTTGGACACCATAGCTGGTCAGCAGGAAGGGGAAGGATAACCATTGGTGGGAGTCAAACCAGGGAGAGAGACCTGTTTCCACAACAGGCTGGGCACTTGGGCATTTGAGCTGAGAGGGAAAGACCCTGGCTCAAGGTTGCACAGAGACTTTCTGTTGGCCATTTTGTCTCGAACTTGCTCCCAGCTCTAGAGCCCAGAGTTCATGGTAGCCAGCCCCCTCCCTCAAGCCAGGCCAGAGCCCCCAAGGAGTGGTGGGAGTGGAAAGGGGGATCTGCACCCACCAGCCCTATTCCtgaaggagggaggcaggggccGAATTGACAACTCACTCCTGCCAGTTCTGGGAGCAGCATCGGTCCAGGATGTCTGTGTATATGGACTCACTCAGCCCCTGTGTCCCCCAGGAGTCTGGATGATGAAGCTTGGCCTCTGCCTTTGCCAGATGTTGCCACATCTAGAACATGGAGGGGCTAGGAGCCAGGGGGTTGGCTATAGGTCAgtggtggggaggaggggaaCACAAGTCTCTGGGGATGATGTGGCAAGGGAGCGGTTCAAGCAGGAAGCACCTGTGAAGCAGGCTTTGGGACTTATCCCCCAGGTCCCCAAAGCTGGGACTGGGCCAATGGAGGCAGCATCCACTCCCCTGAGATGGGGATGGGAATACTGAGATGGAAGTTTAGGCCCAGGCACTGTGCCTGCCACTTGGGCACATCTCCCAGAAGCACATGCCATTTTAAACCACAAGAAcaaggaaagcagaaagaaacacacacacacacacacacacacacacacacacacacacacatgcacgcacgcacGTAATCCTAAGCCATGTGTATAAGCATGCGCATGggtgcgtgtgcacacacacagaggcatgtTGGTATGCTCAACGAGGCAAGTGTGCACTGAGaaacatatttgtacatgtatccACGCAACATATGTAccccacatatacatatacaaggCACCCTGTGGATTTGGGGAAGGAGTCAGACCTAAGGGTGGGTCTGAAAGGGAGTCTAAGAAAATGAGTAATTCCCTCGCTAAACAGTATCTCAGGATACTGTGGGGGCGTCCCAGATAGTCTGCTTTCTGTTGGGCAGGCGGATGAgtaaactgaggttcaggtgaGGTGGGGTTGTAATCTTTTGTAAGGCTGGGTCTGGGCTTGATGCCTGGTGGTGGGGGTTGAGGATTAAAGGCCAGTGGTGGAATCTGAGGTAGATAGAGGGGTCTGGGTAGGGACAGGGGGAACTGCTGGAGGGGAAGGACTCACCTGAAAGGATACGGCCCTGCAAGCATCACATCGCAGGTGAGCAGGCATGTGGGCTGAGTACTTCTCCTCCTCATCAAGCTGTGGGGCAGTGGCTGAGAGCCAGGCCTTTTCTCCAAGGCCCCTGGGGGCAGCCCAGGTTCCtaacagcagcagcagtggcagtGACAGTCTCATGGCCTCCTGAGTGAGCTCACTGAGCATGCACTGTggttggggtgcagatgtacgtGCTCATGGGTGCAGTGGGAACTGCCTCTGTCCCAGACCAATGGGGAACTGACACCtcacccctcccccagggcccTAGAGATGCCACGTGTGCTCTTCCTTCAGCAGGACCCTGGCAACTCAGCTCCATTTCATAGTCAGGGAAAAATGAGGCAAATAGGGGGGCTGCGCCTGTGCAAGGACACATAGGAGTTGGCTGCAACCTCACGCTGGGATCTGGTCAAGTGGCAGGCACTTGCATGAGGAAGTAGTTgattattgtcatttttattctacCCTGAAGACATGAAAGCTCACAGAGAAGTGACAAATCCTCCAGCTAGAGAGGCCATGTTGAGATTGGAATCCAAGCCTGATTGACTCCCAAAGTCCACTGGCCCCTCAGCCACTGAGATGAATGTGGCCATAAGGGTGGTTGCCAACTTAGGTCTCTCTTCCTGGGAGGCAAGTTCATCCAGGCAGGGAGGTCAGAGCGTGTAAAGGCATATGTCCTTCCATAACCCTGGGTTCCCCTCAACCTAGGGCAGACCTAGGCATGAAAGGACATTGTGGGAGGTCTTAAGAGGCCCAAGCAGGAAATTAGGCACCTTACACCAATCATCATTTCAGCCACCATGGCTCATGGTCAGCTATTTATTGCACAACAGGATGAGGCAAGGTGCCCAGAGGTGGCCTGGGACCCAAGGTTTTCCATACCATCAGGACCTGTGTCCCTGGCCAAGAGCTGTCCAGGTTATTCTGACTCAAAGTTCACCTACTCAGCTTCCAGTCCAGGGCAAGGGACTGGAACACAAGGAACATGGGCCCCAAGGTCTGTAACAAGGAAGGCATTGATTCCCATCTCTGACACTGTTTCTAATGAGAACTGTTTTTCCCAAACACATCACTTCACACCCCAGTCATTCCAGGCTCGGAATCACACACAGACCCCcaggcatacacacacacccccctcCAGCTCCTTCAGCCTCCTCAGAGGCTCTTAGAATCTCTCAGAAGCTCCTAGAATCTCAGGAAAGTTGGAGCACAGGTTCAGGGTCCTGTCCTTTCCTGTGCTATGACCATCCAGCTCCTCTCTGAGCACTGTTATCACATGTGTGATAAAAACTGAGAATTTTGTCCTCTCCAGTCTACCTCACACAGGGCCCACCCCTCCTACTGCCAGCCCAAACCCACCTTCCAGCCACTCAGAGGGGTCAAAGCCTCCCCTGGAAGCCAACAGCCCAACTTCCTCCTCttgtaagttttttatttttattttttctgtgttggggatggaacctaggggaACTTAACCTTTAGCActaacctacatccccagccctttttaaaatttttatttatttatttatttttgtggtgctggggattgaacccaaggcctcatgcatgtgaggcaagcactctaccaactgagctataaccccagccccaaaatttatttattttgagacagtgtctcactaatttgctgaggctggtcttgaacttttgcATCCAGCTTTGTAAATCCTTGGTGATTTATTTTACCTGTTCTTACCTGAGTGGAAATGGCTGATGCCTGCACTTCTAAGATGAGCCAGCTCAGCTCCCAGGGCTCTGAGAATCAGAGACTGGAgttgaggggaggaaggaaaagctAGGCTCCCCAATGAGGGCCACAGCCACCTGGACCTACCTCACTCCAGCCTTTTCACCCCCAATTCCAGGCTGACTCCCCACTCCCCCGCTACATTGCTTGCTCACTCCACCTCCACCTGCTGCCTGCACAGCTCCCTTTCTTAGTTCCAACTTGGCCTGGGGCTGCGCTAGCCATTTTCCCCCACAGCCTCCCAGACCAAAGCTCAGCTACTTTTCCAAAAAACAGACTTGATGACCAGAGTCCTTCCTCTTCATCTCAACAGTGCCCACTGGCCTGCTCCACATCAACTAGGCCCATTTTCAGGAGAGGACAGACAGCTCACCACCTCTGGAGACCACCCTGTTCCTGCACATCTCATTCCCACTGCCCTTTGGAGAACACCCCCTCAGGCTGGTTTCCTCCCATTCCTTGCcaacataaacacatacacaaacacgCCACACCCTGGGAATGCGGTGGGAAAGGGATATACATTTTTGTTGGGGTAGGAAGAAGCCAGCTACCTCCTGAACTCCAGCTCCATCAACCTGGGGTCTCACATACCTTCTTTGAAAATGACTTCTGGCCTGAAGACTGGCTGGAACAGACCAAAAATGGTGATGGAAGGAAAGGTCAGGGAATTGGAAGCCAGAAACTCTAGACCATTTAGGGGGCCTCAACTCCATGTGGATCAGGCCCTAAGGCCTCACAACGGGAACACAGAGCCCTTGCTAGGCTGGGTGGGATCCGAGCGGGCAGGTGGGGCACAGAGGAGCAGAGATGGGGCAGGACTGGGAGTCCCGCTCATGGGGAGGTAGTACATCCCGTCCAGGGGTCCTGCCTCAGAGGCCCAGGGCAGCTGGGAGCTGCTGAGGGCTGGCAGGCCCGAGGATGGCGGGAGTGAGAGACCAGGAATAGACCCATAGGCAGGCGGGTAGAGGCCAGGCCCCAGGGATAGCGGGGTGTAGATGTGGCTGGGCTGCCTGGGGGATGAGTGCGGTAGCAGAACCTCCACATACTGCCCGCTCTCCGGGTCGAAGAGCAGCCGCAGCCTCGGCTGCCGCGGCGCCTCCACAAAGTAGTAGCGGCCGGTTTCTGGGTCCACTAGGACCTTCCCCGGGTGCGTGGCTCCCAGAGGCCTGCGCATTGCCTGGGAGAGGCCTTGAGGGGACCGGTCCGTGGGAGGTGCAGAAGCAGCGCGGGGCTGGGGCCGAGCTGTCATGCTGGCCAACGCCTGGGACTCCGGCAGAGCGGGGGAAGCTGCGGATTCGGGGGTCGCAGCAGGGGCCTCTAGTTTGGGTGCAATCCCAGGGCTCGAGTTAGGGTATGCCTGAGGGGAGCCGGGGCAGGATAGTCGGGTCACTGAGGGTCCTAAAGAGGACCGCTGGGGTGAGCTGCGAGCGCCGCCTAGGGGGCTGGTCCGACCCTCGCCGTCGGGAACCAGGCGCGGTGTTTTGGCGTCCGGATTCTCTCCGCCCGGACTGTGGACTAGGACTCTCGAGATCCTCTCTGGCCGCCCGCTCAAGGCCAGAGCACCAGGCAAGCGGATTTCAGTGCGCGCGAAGGGTTTGGCTGTGCTATTCTCTGCCCTCCGCCGCAAGACCCCGTTGGGCTGCGAGGCGTCCCGTGGGACTGTGTCGAGGGATGGCTCAGGGGACTCGTAGGGGTGCTGCACGACAGGCAGAAAATCCTTGAGAAAAACGGAAGTGTAGTGAGCTGGTGCGGGGGACCCCAGCACCTGATGCTCTGGCGTCTTTGAAGCATCGCCCTCCTCCCCGCTAGAATCCGAAGGAGGCCCAGGTAGCCCTGAGCTTGGGCTTCCGGATGGGAAGCTTGGAGCGTACGTGGTCTTAACTATCTTGCGCACATCTCGCGGCCGCGGAACGGCCACGCGTGAGCGTCCAGAGGCCACTTCAGAGTACAAAGCTTCTGGGGGCACATCAGCGTCCAGGGTCCTCACGACGTGACTGCTCAGGGGCGGCTCAGGGGCCTCTGTCTTTGGCGATGGCTCCGTGCTTGTGAGGACGAGATTCGGACTCTCTCGCGTGGGGGTGCTCTGCACCTCGGTTAGTTCTGGAGTCCCGGGTGCGGCTGGTGTAGGCGGTGCCAACTCCTCAGCTAAACCATTCATAGCTTCCCGCGTAAACGCTGTCGACGAGCCCTGGACCTTGGGACCCCCTGTCCCTTGGGGCGATGGGCTCCGCGTTCCAACGGCACGATCTTCCGCCTCCCAAGGGAACAAGGCCAACGGAGACCGGCTTGTACCCGGCCCTACAGCCTCTCTTACTGCTGGCTGCGGGGCGTCCCACAGGGAAGGAACTTCGGGGGGTGAGCTCCTTACTCCAGGAGCACCCTGATTCCAGTGGGAAAgagttggaggggaaggggtCCTCCTGCTGGAAGTTTCCTCCACAGAGGGATTCTGATTTTCCCAAGCAGAGGATGCTTCAGGGAAAGACGGGCTACTCACCCTCGGTCCAGTCTGATCCCGTGGGAACGGGCAGTGGGGACCCCGCTCGGCCCCATTTGGAGCCTGCCACAATGGAGAAGGGCTCCTTGGCCTCACAGACCTACTCGGAATCTCCGAGGGGTCCCTAAACTTAAAAGGTGGACTGTATGCCCTAAGAAAAGTTCGATTCGGGGTCTCTCGTGGGAACCGAGTCTTGGGTTCCTGGTTTCGTGCCTCCTGGATCTTTTCCTCCGATTGCAGGAAGATACTGGAACTAACAGGACCCAAAGGCTCGGTGCCGGGCATGGGCTTGTCGCGCCGAATCGCGCGCTCGCGTAGGCTGGGCCAAGGCCGCGGGGCTCTCGCCCGGACCAGATTATCTTGATCTCGAAGTAGCCGAGACTTAGCCTCTTCCAGGACCACGTGGGTGCTGCCGGACGTTTCCCGAGTCTCAGGTTCTGGCCGCTTAGTGGGCCGAAAGGTGGTGCTGCTTGGCTCTGGGGCAGTGGGGCCCATTTTTCTGGCCAATGCTGTCTGCACTAGGCCTGCAGCGGCCTGCAGGCGTCCCATTGACTCGTCTAGGGAGCCGGTGCGCAGGAACAGTGGGGGGCGCGGCGCGCCAGCCGTTCTCGAGGGACTTGTGGGTCGGGGGCGAAGCTCGATCTGACGCTTCGGCACCGTCCTGGGCCTGCCTGGAGCGGTGTGCTCCTCCTCCAGCGCCACCTCCACACACTCGAACTGTGCTGAGGCCACAGGACTTGGCCCACCGGGCCGCAGCTCCAGATAGGTGGCCCAGCGGGAGCCACCGTCGGGGGACTGGGGCTGCAGTTGCATAGGGGAGGGTGACGCTGGCTCCGGCGGTTTGCTTAAAGCCGGCGCCATGAGCTCTTGCACCTCGCAGTCCTCGGCATCTGAGCTGCTGAACAGAGGCCTGGCGCTGAAGATGACTTCCATCTCCCCCGACGGCAGCATgcgcagctggggctggggtggtggcggGCCGAAGCCCGGACCTCGGGGGAAACCCGAGCTGCACCAGATCTGCTGGCTGCTATTCTGGGAGCTGACAGACAGGCGAGGCTGCGCATCCACCCCCCGCCTAGGTACCACGCAGGGCCAATTCTCCTGGCCTTCTGCGTCCGGCCCAAAGTCCGGGGGCTCTGGAGAATCCGGAGCTGTGTGGTAGGAGCCAGATGAACCTGAGGAATCCTGGCGACGCGCGGGGGCCGCGGGCATCCACCTCGGGAGCCCAGGCAGCTCTTGCGGGACGACTGCGGTCAGCATGGTGGGCCGGACACCGCGCACTACCTCTCTCGCAGTGCCTCTGCTGGTGGCGCGGGTACTGTCCCCGCCCCGCCAGAGGATGCGATGGGGTCAAAGCGCCTTAAAGCGGCCGCGTCCACTCGCAAGTCAGCGGCATTGGCAGCAGGAGAGAAGTGAGCCTCAAGCCCCCAAGGCAAACCTCCCCCTTTCTCCAAGACTCCAGGGTAGGACTCCAAGGTTTGGACTGACAGGTGAGAGGAAGGCAGGCCCACCTTTGGCGCAGGCAGCTAGATCGAACTTCACCTAATACAAGTGAGGGAACCTGGGCTAAGCAGGGGCTAGCCTGAGGTCAAGCCTGTGGTGTGCAGCGTGTGTGCTATTCAAGTTGAACAGGAAATCAGACCATCAGGCCAGAGAACTCAGGTCTTGCTATTGCCACCTCCCCTCAGTCCCAAGCTTCTTGATTTTGCAAGGCaagacccctcccccaccctctcatGGCTTGCCCTGTCATGaatttcctctaccacactcatCCTGCCCCAACAACCTTCCATAGCGTGGAGCATCATGAGAGGCCTCCCCCAGCTCCAACAAAAGTTGTGCTGGGGCCTCAAGATGGTTCTGATCACCGCAAGACAGATTGCCCTTAGTGAGGCTTTGGAAAGGGCTGAAGTGGACAGCTTTACTTTTTATAAACTGCCTTAGTGCCCAGAAGATGCCCTGGATATGCCCTTGGGAAACTTGTGTGGTCCCCTCTAAAGCCCTCAGGCAAAAAAGAAGCCCTGTGTGCCCTCACAGGCCCTCATTCCAACCCCCACAATCTTTGGTCCTGCCCTAGGGACAGGCATTGGTGGGGGAGCTGCCACCACCTGTCATTGTCTAATGACAATGGGCACCACTTGCCCTTCAATTCTGGCTTCAAGGTCTTGCCATGACTCAGGCCCCAGCTGGCCCTGGATCAAGAACTCTGGCCTGTATATTCACCCTCACATTGACCCAGAAGAGGCTATACTTGACAAATCTGACTCAGCCTCATGGGTGCCCTGCCTGAGTATCCCCTTGTTCACCTGGAGCACACTCAGTGATGGCTTCTGAAAGGATATATCCTGTCCTTTCAATTGAGCCCTACCTGTGCAACTTGGGCAAGTGGCTGCTCCTTCCCAGATGATTTCTCACCTTAAAAAAAGATGCAggtcagtgatagaacacttgcctagcatgtgtgaggccttgcgttcaatccccagtatttaaaaagaaaaagatacagcATTGTGGTTTTCCCGCATCCATTTGTGAAGACTGATGAGCTTCTGTTTGGGGGAGGTAGAAGAGGATACAACTGTGATTCACAGGTATAATATTCTTGTTAGGCGATAGCAACTGGTTTCTCAGATCTGTTGGGGGTCCTGGAACCTGCTGTCTTTGAAGTCTCTGGTCAGGGCTTCTCATGCACAGAGATATATTTAAAGAGTACTGAGAGTGGGAGAGTGGGGTGAgatgttgatatatatatatatatatatatacatatatatatatatatggattaaaTACCAAAAGTAAGGGATGGTGCCAACTAGCAAAGACCCAGCTCCCCTCTTAGCTATAACCCTGACTCCCATGGACCCCACCCCCGCCCTGCTTTCAGGAGTTGGAGGATTGAGGAGCATCCCCCCTCAGGAGCCCAGAAGTAGCCTGGAAGGC harbors:
- the Mzb1 gene encoding marginal zone B- and B1-cell-specific protein, yielding MLSELTQEAMRLSLPLLLLLGTWAAPRGLGEKAWLSATAPQLDEEEKYSAHMPAHLRCDACRAVSFQMWQHLAKAEAKLHHPDSWGTQGLSESIYTDILDRCCSQNWQDYGVQEVNQVKHLTGPGLSKGTEPSISVMITGGPWPIRLSETCFHYLGEFGEDQIYKAHQQGQGALEALLCGGSQGACLDKETATRKEL
- the Prob1 gene encoding proline-rich basic protein 1 translates to MLTAVVPQELPGLPRWMPAAPARRQDSSGSSGSYHTAPDSPEPPDFGPDAEGQENWPCVVPRRGVDAQPRLSVSSQNSSQQIWCSSGFPRGPGFGPPPPQPQLRMLPSGEMEVIFSARPLFSSSDAEDCEVQELMAPALSKPPEPASPSPMQLQPQSPDGGSRWATYLELRPGGPSPVASAQFECVEVALEEEHTAPGRPRTVPKRQIELRPRPTSPSRTAGAPRPPLFLRTGSLDESMGRLQAAAGLVQTALARKMGPTAPEPSSTTFRPTKRPEPETRETSGSTHVVLEEAKSRLLRDQDNLVRARAPRPWPSLRERAIRRDKPMPGTEPLGPVSSSIFLQSEEKIQEARNQEPKTRFPRETPNRTFLRAYSPPFKFRDPSEIPSRSVRPRSPSPLWQAPNGAERGPHCPFPRDQTGPRVSSPSFPEASSAWENQNPSVEETSSRRTPSPPTLSHWNQGAPGVRSSPPEVPSLWDAPQPAVREAVGPGTSRSPLALFPWEAEDRAVGTRSPSPQGTGGPKVQGSSTAFTREAMNGLAEELAPPTPAAPGTPELTEVQSTPTRESPNLVLTSTEPSPKTEAPEPPLSSHVVRTLDADVPPEALYSEVASGRSRVAVPRPRDVRKIVKTTYAPSFPSGSPSSGLPGPPSDSSGEEGDASKTPEHQVLGSPAPAHYTSVFLKDFLPVVQHPYESPEPSLDTVPRDASQPNGVLRRRAENSTAKPFARTEIRLPGALALSGRPERISRVLVHSPGGENPDAKTPRLVPDGEGRTSPLGGARSSPQRSSLGPSVTRLSCPGSPQAYPNSSPGIAPKLEAPAATPESAASPALPESQALASMTARPQPRAASAPPTDRSPQGLSQAMRRPLGATHPGKVLVDPETGRYYFVEAPRQPRLRLLFDPESGQYVEVLLPHSSPRQPSHIYTPLSLGPGLYPPAYGSIPGLSLPPSSGLPALSSSQLPWASEAGPLDGMYYLPMSGTPSPAPSLLLCAPPARSDPTQPSKGSVFPL